In the Leptospira sp. WS4.C2 genome, one interval contains:
- a CDS encoding DUF455 family protein: MKVSEYAKHLLLAPNLEDKLLPPSRHWEEETDLTTLRIETPGRSLKLQFSDKKVKIPRLEHLNLESNRGLSLHHFANHELMAIELFAWALLAFPSAPKFIRNGFLKTIEEEQTHLKLYLQRMREFGVDFGDIPLNYIFWKQLGQFGSLESFSAVMSISFEGANLDYAQVYAQVFSYFGDQLTSDIMLTIFEDEVKHVKRGLRAFERSLPENKNHWDHYRSLIQFPFTPRRAKGYLYLPETRSLAGMDSEFIQSLGSYEDEYTGRVNLESVKKFGLGETILRKNRLDSHLSGL; encoded by the coding sequence TACTTGCTCCAAACTTAGAGGATAAACTTTTGCCTCCGAGCCGCCATTGGGAGGAGGAAACGGATTTGACTACTTTGCGGATCGAAACACCGGGGCGTTCGCTTAAACTCCAATTCTCCGATAAAAAAGTTAAAATCCCTCGTTTGGAACATCTCAATTTAGAATCCAACCGGGGTCTAAGCCTCCATCATTTTGCCAATCATGAACTTATGGCAATTGAGTTATTTGCTTGGGCTTTACTTGCTTTTCCTTCGGCACCTAAATTCATCCGCAATGGATTCTTAAAAACAATCGAAGAGGAACAAACTCATTTAAAATTGTATTTGCAACGTATGAGAGAGTTTGGAGTCGATTTTGGTGACATCCCTCTAAATTATATATTCTGGAAACAGTTAGGACAATTTGGTAGTTTAGAATCCTTTTCTGCAGTGATGTCTATTTCTTTTGAAGGTGCAAACTTAGATTATGCACAAGTATATGCACAAGTTTTTTCTTATTTTGGAGATCAGCTAACATCTGATATCATGCTTACGATATTTGAAGACGAAGTGAAACATGTAAAAAGAGGACTTCGTGCTTTTGAACGTTCACTTCCCGAAAATAAGAACCATTGGGATCATTATAGGTCATTGATCCAATTTCCTTTTACACCTAGACGTGCCAAAGGATATCTTTACCTTCCAGAAACAAGATCACTTGCCGGCATGGATTCAGAGTTTATCCAATCTCTTGGAAGTTACGAAGATGAATATACTGGGCGAGTGAATTTGGAATCGGTAAAAAAATTCGGACTTGGAGAGACGATACTTCGAAAAAACAGACTTGATTCTCATCTCTCAGGTCTTTAA